The Candidatus Hinthialibacter antarcticus genomic sequence ACGCTTCGTCCCAGGGCATCCCGGAGGGCGGGTTCCAGATTCGATTTTTGGGCGGCAATTTGGTAGCGACATAAATGCGGTCGCCATGTTCTTTGATCGCTTTCGCAACCAATGATTCACTGCGGCCGTCGCCGTAGGCTTGGGCTGTATCAATAAAATTTCCGCCTAATTCGATATATTTATGCAACGCTGCGAGCGAGTCGTTGTCGTCTTGGTCGCCCCACATGCCGCCGATGGCCCATGCGCCGAATCCAATTTCTGAAACGTCCCACCCCATTCGTCCAAACCGTCGAAATTGCATTGATCGCGTCCTCCTGAAAATGTGTTTCTATTTATTGTTATGATGCCTGCGAAGGTTATTCCTTTATCGCAGACGGCGGGTCATTTTGTAAATCTAATTGCTGTGATGGCGGAATGCCCGTTGAAGGCGATTTCCGAAACTGAACGGAATCCGTCAATATCTGGTGCTGAATCCAGCCGACGTTATCGCCCCAGGTTTTTACTTTGACCCAATCGCCTTGAGGTTCATCTTTCGTGAAATCAACCTGACAGCCTGTTGCGAGTTCAATAGTAGGCACCGCGCTATCGGAGGGCTCTTCACGAAGAAAGACTGCCGTTCCCGCCAAAATTTTGGTGGAGGCCGTCACCGAGACCACGTCTCTCGCGTAATATTGAAAGAGGCGTTGGTCTTTTGTTTTTATTGTGACGACCAAGTCATCAAATTGGCGGACGATGACGTTGCCTTCGATGGCGCCGTATTTTGTCTTGACAACTGCCGCCGGGCTTTGGTGAATCGCGACGCAGAGCATCGCAATGGTTATAATAGATAGAGATAAGGTTCGCATGAGTTCACAATCACTTTAGTTCTGATACGGTACTATGACGGGTTTTTGGTCTTCAATCAATCCAAAACGAAAAGCGGCGCAGATTGTAACTATAACTCTTGCGGGTTTATTGGTATTAGGGTGCGGCAGCGTTGAGCGCAGGGAGCCTGGCCCAACCGAGTCAATTGACGCCCAACAGCCGAACAATAAAGAAGAAAAATCTCCAACGCTTTACGATTTACGCGGATACTTTTATCCACCCGCCAACGATTGAACACGTTTTTTCAAACCCTTCCTAAATAGTCTGAAAACGCGTAGTTTGAGTAGAATCCATGAGTAGAATTGATCGCCGCATTGCGGCATGAATATATGTTAAATCGCTGGTTTGATCCGACTTTATTACGGGATTTATTGAAAATATCCTGGCCGACAGTG encodes the following:
- a CDS encoding SH3 domain-containing protein, whose translation is MRTLSLSIITIAMLCVAIHQSPAAVVKTKYGAIEGNVIVRQFDDLVVTIKTKDQRLFQYYARDVVSVTASTKILAGTAVFLREEPSDSAVPTIELATGCQVDFTKDEPQGDWVKVKTWGDNVGWIQHQILTDSVQFRKSPSTGIPPSQQLDLQNDPPSAIKE